A genomic region of Mycobacterium senriense contains the following coding sequences:
- a CDS encoding hemerythrin domain-containing protein — MDAITFLRQDHKSVLGLLETLDGAPSGSGAQASGLETMVNNLIIAESQHEAIEEQFFWPAVRDAIGDGLVENALEQEQAGKKLLQRLEDGKPGEPDYHEALQEFVKAAREHIAYEQNEVWPQVETVLSRADLEEIGAKLEAGKKIAPTRPHPNTPPNPAVLKTVGMGAAVVDHVRDAVTGRGEDNPPDPQMH; from the coding sequence ATGGACGCAATCACTTTTCTTCGTCAAGACCACAAAAGTGTGCTCGGCTTGTTGGAGACGCTTGACGGTGCGCCGTCGGGCTCCGGTGCACAGGCGAGCGGCCTGGAGACCATGGTGAACAACCTCATCATCGCCGAGTCGCAGCACGAAGCTATCGAGGAGCAGTTCTTCTGGCCCGCGGTGCGGGATGCGATCGGTGACGGACTCGTCGAAAATGCGCTCGAGCAGGAACAGGCCGGCAAGAAGCTGCTGCAGCGCCTCGAGGACGGCAAGCCGGGTGAACCCGATTACCACGAAGCGTTGCAGGAATTCGTCAAGGCCGCCCGCGAACACATCGCCTACGAACAGAACGAGGTGTGGCCACAGGTCGAAACGGTGCTCAGCCGCGCGGATTTGGAAGAGATCGGCGCAAAGTTGGAAGCCGGGAAGAAGATCGCCCCGACCCGGCCGCATCCCAACACCCCGCCGAACCCCGCGGTGCTGAAAACGGTGGGAATGGGTGCGGCGGTGGTCGACCATGTACGCGACGCGGTGACCGGCCGCGGCGAGGACAACCCGCCGGATCCCCAGATGCACTGA